The Aspergillus luchuensis IFO 4308 DNA, chromosome 7, nearly complete sequence genome has a segment encoding these proteins:
- the tor gene encoding putative TOR pathway phosphatidylinositol 3-kinase TorA (COG:L;~EggNog:ENOG410PGA0;~InterPro:IPR016024,IPR011989,IPR036738,IPR024585, IPR003151,IPR036940,IPR018936,IPR009076,IPR021133, IPR026683,IPR011009,IPR000403,IPR014009,IPR000357;~PFAM:PF11865,PF00454,PF02260,PF08771,PF02985, PF02259;~go_function: GO:0004674 - protein serine/threonine kinase activity [Evidence IEA];~go_function: GO:0005515 - protein binding [Evidence IEA];~go_function: GO:0016301 - kinase activity [Evidence IEA];~go_function: GO:0044877 - protein-containing complex binding [Evidence IEA]) produces the protein MAQAGPITDVTHRLFAELKSKNEETRVRAAYELYDNVLAISRDWSPEKFLEFFNAVSQRIAQLVVTGNDAHEKIGGLLALDRLIDFEGVDAAQKTTRFASYLRNALRSNDNAVLVYAAAALGRLAKPGGALTAELVESEIQSALEALQSERQESRRFAAVLVIRELAKGSPTLLYGFVPQIFELIWVALRDPKVLIREAAANAVSECFDIIAARDLQVRQLWFSRVYEEALLGLKSSNVDWIHGSLLVLKELLLKGAMFMNEHYRNACEIVLRLKDHRDPKIRTQVVQTIPILASYAPLDFTETYLHRFMIYLQAQLKRDKERNAAFIAIGKIANAVGVAIAQYLDGIIVYIREGLAMKARNRAAVQEAPMFECISMLSLAVGQALSKYMEALLDPIFACGLSESLTQALVDMAHYIPPIKPIIQEKLLDMLSLILYGTPFRPLGCPESRLPPMPSFARDFAPQELHSDTEIALALHTLGSFDFSGHILNEFVRDVAINYVENDNPEIRKASALTCCQLFVHDPIINQTSSHSIQVVSEVIDKLLTVGVGDPDPDIRRTVLWSLDRKFDRHLARPENIRCLFLAVNDEVFPVREAAICIIGRLSSVNPAYVFPPLRKLLVNLLTSLGFASTARQKEESAQLISLFVSNATKLIRSYVDPMVTTLLPKATDANPGVASTTLRAVGELANVGGSEMKTYLPQLMPIILDALQDLSSHSKREAALKTLGQLASNSGYVIDPYLEYSHLLAVLINIIKTEQTGSLRKETIKLLGILGALDPYKYQQISETAPVVHHINEVQTVSDVALIMQGLTPSSEEYYPTVVINTLMQNILRESSLAQYHSAVIDAIVTIFKTLGLKCVPFLGQIIPGFISVIRGSPPGRLESYFNQMAILVNIVRQHIRAFLPEIIEVVREFWEASYQVQATILSLVEAIAKSLEGEFKKYLAGLIPPMLDTLEKDTTMRRQPSEKILHTFLIFGTSGEEYMHLIVPSIVRLFDRTQNPQSIRKSAIETLTKLSRQVNVSDFASLMVHSLSRVVAGTDRVLRQAAMDCICALIFQLGQDFNHYIHLLNKVLKYNQINHVNYQILVTKLQKGDPLPQDLNPDENYAALADDANYAEIGQKKMVVNQQHLKNAWDASQKSTREDWQEWIRRFSVELLKESPSPALRACASLAGIYQPLARDLFNAAFVSCWTELYDQYQEELVRSIEKALTSPNIPPEILQVLLNLAEFMEHDDKALPIDIRTLGKYAAKCHAFAKALHYKELEFEQDQNSGAVEALITINNQLQQSDAAIGILRKAQAYRDVELKETWFEKLQRWEEALAAYKRREKIDPDSFGVTMGKMRCLHALGEWKVLSDLAQEKWNQASLEHRRAIAPLAAAAAWGRGQWELMDSYLGVMKEQSPDRSFFGAILAIHRNQFDEATMYIEKARNGLDTELSALLGESYNRAYNVVVRVQMLAELEEIITYKQNIGDPEKQDSMRQTWNKRLLGCQQNVEVWQRMLKVRALVTSPRENLDMWIKFANLCRKSNRMGLAERSLASLETVVSDSNGTRAIAPPEVTYARLKFNWATGRQREALQMLKEFTSGLTEDLTRFNALMLSQADHNGINGVNGVNGVNGIADANHADAMGLRERIGDVAKFRRLLAKSYLRQGEWQTTLQRGDWRPEHVREVLNAYAAATKYNRDSYKAWHSWALANFEVVTTIASQASRDGTTMAMVPGHIVTEHVIPALRGFLRSISLSSTSSLQDTLRLLTLWFTHGGDQEVNSVVAEGFTAVNIDTWLAVTPQLIARINQPNIRVRSAVHRLLAEVGKVHPQALVYPLTVAMKSNVARRSQSASNIMDSMRQHSAKLVEQADVVSHELIRVAVLWHELWHEGLEEASRLYFGDHNVEGMFATLAPLHEMLDKGAETLREVSFAQAFGRDLAEAKHYCMLYRETEEIGDLNQAWDLYYTVFRKISRQLPQLSTLDLKYVSPKLKDCNDLDLAVPGTYQSGRPIIRILSFDPILHVLQTKKRPRRMTLKGSDGNSYMYCVKGHEDIRQDERVMQLFGLVNTLLDNDGESFKRHLSVQRFPAIPLSQSSGILGWVSNSDTLHALIKEYRESRRILLNIEHRIMLQMAPDYDNLTLMQKVEVFGYAMDNTTGKDLYRVLWLKSSSSEAWLERRTNYTRSLGVMSMVGYILGLGDRHPSNLLLDRVTGKVVHIDFGDCFEVAMHREKYPERVPFRLTRMLTFAMEVSNIEGSYRITCEAVMRVLRENKDSLMAVLEAVSTYHIPWMNPC, from the exons ATGGCGCAAGCAGGTCCTATTACGGACGTAACTCATCGGCTCTTCGCCGAGTTGAAGTCGAAGAATGAGGAGACACGGGTGCGAGCTGCTTACGAGCTTTACGACAACGTTCTCGCTATCTCTCGAG ATTGGTCCCCCGAGAAGTTTTTGGAGTTCTTTAACGCGGTCAGCCAGCGCATAGCACAACTGGTAGTTACCGGGAATGACGCACACGAGAAGATCGGTGGCCTGTTGGCTCTCGATCGTCTGATAGACTTTGAAGGTGTGGACGCCGCGCAGAAGACCACTCGATTCGCCAGTTACTTGCGCAATGCTCTTCGCAGCAACGACAATGCAGTATTGGTTTATGCGGCTGCGGCTCTTGGCCGTTTGGCTAAACCCGGCGGGGCTCTGACTGCGGAGCTAGTGGAGAGTGAAATACAATCTGCTTTAGAGGCCCTTCAGTCAGAACGACAAGAAAGCCGACGATTCGCTGCCGTGCTCGTCATCCGGGAACTCGCGAAAGGCTCACCCACGCTTCTTTACGGCTTCGTTCCCCAGATCTTCGAGCTGATTTGGGTCGCTCTGAGGGATCCCAAGGTTCTCATACGGGAAGCTGCGGCTAATGCTGTCAGCGAATGCTTTGATATAATCGCTGCTAGAGACTTGCAGGTTCGGCAGCTATGGTTCTCAAGGGTATACGAGGAAGCGCTTTTAGGTCTCAAATCAAGCAATGTGGATTGGATACATGGCTCGCTCCTGGTTCTGAAGGAGCTTCTCCTAAAGGGCGCCATGTTCATGAATGAGCACTATCGGAATGCTTGTGAGATCGTCCTCCGTCTCAAGGATCATCGTGATCCGAAGATCCGCACTCAGGTTGTTCAGACAATCCCGATTCTCGCCTCCTACGCCCCCCTTGACTTCACAGAGACCTACCTTCACAGATTCATGATATACCTCCAGGCCCAGCTCAAACGGGATAAAGAACGAAACGCTGCGTTCATCGCTATAGGAAAGATTGCAAATGCCGTTGGGGTCGCCATCGCACAATATCTCGATGGCATCATCGTCTACATCAGGGAAGGTCTTGCAATGAAAGC GAGAAATCGAGCTGCCGTCCAAGAAGCGCCAATGTTCGAGTGTATCAGCATGCTGTCTTTGGCTGTAGGCCAGGCGCTCAGCAAGTACATGGAAGCGTTACTCGATCCCATCTTCGCCTGCGGGCTCAGCGAGTCCCTAACACAAGCGCTGGTCGACATGGCTCACTACATCCCGCCAATAAAGCCCATAATTCAAGAGAAATTATTGGATATGCTAAGCTTGATTCTCTACGGCACCCCTTTCAGGCCTTTGGGATGCCCAGAGAGCAGGTTACCTCCAATGCCATCATTCGCAAGGGATTTCGCTCCTCAAGAACTACACTCCGACACGGAAATCGCCCTTGCATTGCACACGCTAGGCAGTTTCGACTTTTCTGGTCATATTCTCAACGAATTCGTGCGTGACGTGGCGATCAACTATGTTGAAAATGACAACCCTGAGATTCGGAAAGCTTCAGCACTCACCTGCTGTCAGCTGTTTGTTCATGACCCTATCATCAACCAGACAAGCAGTCATTCGATCCAGGTCGTGAGCGAGGTAATTGACAAGCTTTTGACTGTGGGTGTTGGAGATCCTGACCCGGACATTCGACGTACTGTCCTGTGGTCCCTGGATAGGAAATTTGATCGGCACCTCGCTAGACCGGAGAACATTCGCTGTCTATTCTTGGCCGTCAATGACGAAGTGTTCCCCGTCAGGGAAGCTGCAATCTGTATCATAGGTCGTCTTTCCAGTGTCAATCCTGCCTACGTCTTCCCACCGCTGCGGAAGCTGCTTGTCAACCTTTTGACGAGTCTCGGTTTCGCCAGTACTGCACgccaaaaggaagagagtgCTCAGTTGATCAGCCTGTTTGTTTCGAACGCAACGAAACTGATCCGGTCCTATGTTGATCCCATGGTGACTACACTGCTACCTAAGGCAACTGATGCCAATCCTGGTGTTGCTTCCACTACATTGAGGGCCGTTGGTGAACTTGCAAACGTGGGTGGCAGTGAAATGAAAACGTACCTGCCGCAGCTTATGCCGATTATCCTAGATGCGCTACAGgatctctcttctcattccAAGCGCGAGGCGGCCTTGAAGACACTGGGCCAGCTGGCCAGCAACTCCGGCTACGTTATTGACCCGTACCTCGAATATTCTCATCTACTCGCAgtcctcatcaacatcatcaagaccGAGCAAACCGGGTCTCTGCGTAAGGAGACAATCAAGTTGCTGGGTATTCTTGGAGCCTTGGACCCCTACAAATACCAGCAGATCAGTGAGACTGCGCCAGTAGTTCATCACATCAATGAAGTGCAGACCGTATCAGATGTCGCTCTTATCATGCAAGGTCTCACGCCGTCCAGCGAGGAGTACTACCCTACGGTTGTCATCAACACGCTAATGCAAAATATCTTGCGTGAATCGTCTCTCGCGCAGTATCACTCTGCAGTCATTGATGCCATTGTGACGATCTTCAAAACCCTTGGTCTGAAATGCGTACCGTTTCTTGGACAGATAATACCAGGGTTTATATCGGTCATCAGAGGATCACCCCCAGGCCGCCTTGAATCGTACTTTAATCAGATGGCGATTCTGGTCAATATCGTGCGGCAACACATACGAGCCTTCTTGCCGGAAATCATTGAAGTCGTCCGCGAATTCTGGGAAGCATCTTACCAAGTTCAGGCTACAATACTCTCGCTCGTGGAAGCGATCGCCAAGTCCTTGGAAGGTGAATTCAAAAAATACCTCGCAGGCCTAATCCCTCCGATGCTTGACACGCTTGAGAAGGACACGACGATGCGTCGTCAACCTTCGGAGAAGATCCTCCACACATTCTTGATATTCGGTACGAGCGGAGAGGAATATATGCACCTGATTGTTCCCTCTATCGTGCGTCTTTTTGACAGGACCCAAAACCCTCAGAGTATTCGAAAGTCTGCGATCGAGACCCTCACCAAACTTTCACGGCAGGTGAACGTCTCAGACTTCGCATCGTTGATGGTCCATTCTCTGTCTCGGGTTGTCGCAGGCACCGACCGCGTGCTGCGACAAGCTGCTATGGACTGTATCTGCGCgctcatcttccagctgggCCAGGACTTCAATCACTACATCCATCTGCTGAATAAGGTCCTAAAGTATAACCAGATCAATCATGTCAACTACCAAATCTTGGTGACGAAGCTACAAAAGGGCGATCCGCTCCCACAAGACCTGAATCCCGATGAAAATTACGCAGCACTGGCGGATGACGCCAATTATGCCGAGATTGGACAAAAGAAGATGGTTGTCAATCAACAGCACTTGAAGAATGCCTGGGACGCCTCGCAAAAGTCTACTCGTGAAGACTGGCAAGAGTGGATTCGACGATTTAGCGTTGAATTGCTGAAAGAGTCACCTTCTCCCGCTCTTCGAGCATGCGCGAGCTTGGCTGGTATTTATCAGCCCCTAGCGAGGGATCTCTTCAACGCGGCCTTTGTTTCCTGCTGGACCGAGTTGTATGACCAATATCAAGAAGAGCTGGTTCGGTCGATCGAGAAGGCCCTCACCTCACCTAATATTCCTCCCGAAATCCTGCAGGTTCTTCTTAATCTGGCGGAGTTCATGGAGCATGACGACAAGGCCCTGCCCATCGATATTCGCACTCTAGGCAAGTACGCTGCTAAATGCCACGCGTTCGCGAAGGCCTTGCATTACAAGGAACTTGAGTTTGAGCAAGACCAAAACTCGGGGGCAGTGGAGGCTTTAATTACTATCAATAATCAGCTTCAGCAATCCGATGCTGCTATTGGTATCTTGCGAAAAGCGCAGGCTTACCGCGATGTGGAGCTCAAAGAGACATGGTTTGAGAAACTTCAACGTTGGGAGGAGGCTCTTGCTGCGTACAAACGACGTGAGAAGATAGACCCAGATTCCTTTGGGGTCACGATGGGCAAGATGCGCTGTCTTCACGCTCTCGGTGAGTGGAAGGTGCTCTCCGACCTCGCTCAGGAAAAGTGGAACCAGGCGTCCCTCGAACATCGCAGAGCCATTGCACCTCTAGCTGCAGCGGCTGCCTGGGGTCGGGGCCAGTGGGAATTAATGGATTCCTACCTTGGCGTAATGAAGGAGCAGTCGCCAGATCGATCATTTTTCGGTGCCATTCTTGCTATTCACCGGAATCAGTTTGACGAAGCAACCATGTATATTGAAAAGGCTCGCAATGGATTGGATACCGAGCTTTCAGCACTCCTGGGAGAGTCATACAACCGTGCCTACAATGTTGTTGTGCGTGTTCAAATGCTTGCTGAGCTCGAGGAGATCATTACGTACAAACAGAACATTGGCGATCCTGAGAAACAGGATTCGATGCGTCAGACATGGAACAAGCGACTACTTGGCTGTCAACAAAATGTAGAGGTATGGCAGCGCATGCTCAAGGTTAGGGCGCTAGTCACCTCTCCTCGTGAGAACCTCGACATGTGGATCAAATTCGCTAATCTCTGTCGCAAATCCAACCGCATGGGACTCGCCGAGCGGTCACTCGCCTCACTGGAGACCGTGGTTTCCGACAGCAACGGCACAAGGGCAATCGCTCCCCCAGAAGTTACTTATGCCCGATTGAAGTTCAACTGGGCCACCGGACGTCAGCGCGAAGCCCTTCAAATGTTGAAGGAGTTCACTTCAGGTCTGACAGAGGACCTTACCCGGTTCAATGCTCTCATGTTATCGCAGGCGGATCACAATGGAATAAACGGAGTCAATGGCGTGAACGGAGTCAACGGTATCGCGGATGCCAACCATGCGGATGCCATGGGGCTGCGAGAACGCATTGGCGATGTTGCTAAGTTCAGAAGGCTACTAGCAAAGAGCTACCTCCGCCAGGGAGAATGGCAGACAACGTTGCAACGAGGTGATTGGAGACCAGAGCACGTTCGTGAAGTTCTCAATGCGTATGCCGCTGCGACCAAATACAACCGTGATTCATACAAAGCATGGCATTCGTGGGCTTTGGCCAACTTCGAAGTTGTTACGACGATTGCTAGCCAAGCCAGCAGGGATGGCACGACAATGGCCATGGTCCCCGGACACATTGTGACGGAGCATGTAATACCTGCACTTCGCGGCTTCCTCAGGTCTATTTCATTGTCGTCGACCTCATCTTTGCAGGATACATTGCGGTTGCTGACACTCTGGTTCACTCACGGTGGCGATCAAGAAGTGAACAGTGTTGTAGCAGAGGGCTTCACGGCAGTGAACATTGACACCTGGCTTGCTGTCACTCCACAGCTCATAGCTCGTATTAATCAACCTAATATCCGAGTGCGGAGTGCTGTTCATCGCCTGCTGGCTGAAGTTGGCAAAGTGCATCCTCAGGCTTTGGTGTATCCATTGACCGTTGCAATGAAGTCTAATGTCGCTCGGCGATCACAATCAGCTAGCAACATTATGGACAGCATGCGGCAGCACAGTGCGAAGCTCGTGGAACAAGCTGATGTTGTGAGTCATGAACTGATTCGAGTCGCGGTCCTGTGGCACGAGCTTTGGCATGAAGGTCTAGAAGAAGCCTCTCGACTCTACTTTGGCGATCACAATGTGGAAGGCATGTTTGCAACTCTAGCGCCCCTGCATGAGATGCTCGATAAGGGTGCCGAGACGTTGCGCGAGGTGTCATTTGCTCAGGCCTTTGGTCGCGATCTTGCAGAGGCTAAGCACTACTGTATGCTCTACCGGGAGACTGAAGAAATTGGTGATTTGAACCAAGCATGGGATCTTTACTACACAGTGTTCCGCAAGATCAGCCGGCAGCTGCCGCAGCTCTCCACGCTCGATCTGAAATACGTCTCACCCAAGCTCAAGGATTGTAATGACCTTGACCTTGCCGTTCCTGGTACTTACCAAAGTGGCAGGCCCATCATTCGCATCCTCAGTTTCGATCCCATATTACACGTACTACAAACCAAGAAGAGACCACGCAGGATGACACTGAAGGGCAGTGACGGAAACTCGTACATGTACTGTGTCAAGGGACACGAAGATATCCGGCAAGATGAACGTGTCATGCAACTCTTCGGCCTGGTCAACACACTCCTTGATAACGATGGAGAGAGTTTCAAACGGCATCTGTCTGTGCAACGGTTCCCTGCAATCCCGCTATCACAGAGCTCTGGTATCCTTGGATGGGTTTCCAATAGTGACACATTACATGCCTTGATCAAGGAGTACCGAGAGAGTCGACGTATCCTGCTGAACATTGAACACCGCATTATGCTGCAGATGGCGCCGGATTATGATAATCTTACACTCAtgcagaaggtggaggtgtTCGGCTATGCCATGGACAATACCACTGGAAAGGACCTCTACCGCGTTCTATGGCTCAAGAGTAGTAGCTCGGAGGCCTGGCTGGAGCGCCGCACGAACTACACGCGTTCCCTTGGTGTCATGTCCATGGTTGGTTACAttcttggccttggcgatCGTCACCCATCCAATCTACTTCTGGATAGGGTTACCGGCAAAGTGGTCCATATCGACTTCGGTGACTGCTTCGAGGTGGCGATGCACCGCGAGAAGTATCCTGAGAGGGTACCTTTCCGGCTGACTCGTATGTTGACATTTGCCATGGAAGTCAGCAACATCGAAGGCAGTTACCGCATCACTTGTGAGGCTGTCATGCGTGTCTTGAGAGAGAACAAGGATTCTCTGATGGCTGTTTTGGAAGCGGTAAGCACATATCATATCCCATGGATGAATCCATGCTAA